In Treponema rectale, a single genomic region encodes these proteins:
- a CDS encoding PocR ligand-binding domain-containing protein, with product MEHNEIILTELIDLDTLQNIQDAFSNLTGMAAAITDQKGILITKDNNFCNFCKKFTRNTEEGNKRCQYCIKYGAEYALYEGEYSIYQCHTGLTEFSAPIIVNGEPIGCFVGGQVTEKELDEELIRKTAEEIGVNPDEYLAASKEVSVAERKQIDKAASFLFTLTNIISDIAYGKYTATKANQELELASQLKSNFLANMSHEIRTPMNAIIGMAELALREDIPLDARNYINQIKSSGRSLLTLINDILDFSKIESGKLDLITESYEPVSLFHDVTNIMMTRIQDKDIELILNIKPDLPSMLVGDANRIRQILINLLNNATKFTHKGQIRLSVDFEPETSDSIILKVCVEDTGIGIKKEDLGKLFKSFEQVDSKRNRNIEGTGLGLAISKRLVNLMGGEISVKSVYDKGSKFFFNIPQEVENESDSIIINAEKVAVIAVIKNQYLLQQMKKDISRTKIFSVFLPDTENFKQRIRSLKKQAGNKKIYIFIEEFFLCKAFIETLQACPDIQGILISGFFSDINENRKLKLQNLLIIKKPWSVLNLATILNQERYGTEPELQGTQTGFAFTAPQANILLVDDNPINLTVAEGLLEPLKMHVETATSGKLALEKIRTKKYDIIFMDHMMPEMDGIECTHTIRNNFPEYNNIPIIALTANAIGNIKTMFLKEGMNDFVAKPIEVKIFIAKVKQWLPKEKIVKTENDLQYLERVDYPEIADLDVEQAVDRLGSLELFNKILNEFYRTIQKKCSLIENFIKEKDYKSYTIEVHALKSSAKQIGANELSEMAADLERYGKEMDIPFILAKTPEVFDKYHSYTELLKDYCGQQEEEVQKTAVSPEEKKNAFDSIISAAENLDIDTIETAVKEMSGWALEEEENRLYENLKEASENMDCDRAAEICKEWASVCK from the coding sequence TTGGAACACAATGAGATTATTCTTACAGAACTCATAGATTTAGATACTCTCCAGAACATCCAGGATGCTTTTTCAAACCTGACGGGAATGGCCGCTGCAATTACAGATCAGAAAGGAATTCTGATAACAAAAGACAATAACTTCTGCAATTTCTGCAAAAAATTCACCAGAAATACTGAAGAAGGAAACAAACGGTGCCAGTACTGCATTAAATACGGTGCGGAATATGCCCTTTACGAAGGTGAATACAGCATCTATCAGTGCCACACGGGACTTACGGAATTTTCAGCTCCAATCATTGTAAACGGAGAACCCATCGGCTGCTTTGTAGGCGGACAGGTTACAGAAAAAGAGCTGGATGAGGAATTAATCAGAAAAACAGCAGAAGAAATCGGAGTTAATCCGGATGAATATCTTGCTGCCTCAAAGGAAGTTTCTGTTGCAGAACGGAAGCAGATTGACAAGGCAGCCTCCTTTCTGTTTACCCTTACAAATATTATTTCTGACATTGCCTACGGAAAATATACGGCAACAAAAGCAAACCAGGAACTGGAACTTGCCTCACAGTTAAAATCAAACTTCCTTGCAAACATGAGTCACGAAATCCGCACCCCTATGAATGCAATCATAGGAATGGCAGAACTGGCTCTGAGGGAAGACATTCCCCTAGATGCAAGAAACTACATCAACCAGATTAAATCTTCCGGAAGAAGCCTGCTTACCCTCATAAACGACATTCTTGATTTTTCTAAAATTGAATCCGGAAAGCTGGACCTTATAACCGAAAGTTATGAACCGGTTTCTTTATTTCATGATGTAACAAACATCATGATGACCAGAATTCAAGACAAGGACATTGAACTGATACTGAACATAAAGCCGGATCTTCCTTCGATGCTTGTGGGCGATGCAAACCGAATACGCCAGATTCTCATAAACCTTCTGAACAATGCGACAAAATTTACTCACAAAGGACAGATAAGGCTCAGCGTAGATTTTGAACCGGAAACCTCAGATTCAATTATTTTAAAAGTATGCGTAGAAGATACCGGTATAGGAATAAAAAAAGAAGACTTAGGAAAACTCTTTAAATCCTTTGAGCAGGTTGATTCAAAACGGAACAGAAATATTGAAGGAACCGGTCTGGGACTTGCAATCAGCAAAAGACTTGTAAACCTTATGGGCGGAGAAATTTCTGTAAAAAGCGTCTACGATAAAGGCTCAAAATTTTTCTTTAACATTCCCCAGGAAGTTGAAAACGAATCTGACAGCATAATCATAAATGCAGAAAAAGTTGCCGTCATAGCCGTAATAAAAAATCAATACCTTCTTCAGCAGATGAAAAAAGACATAAGCCGGACTAAAATATTCAGCGTGTTTCTTCCCGACACAGAAAATTTCAAGCAGCGGATCCGTTCACTAAAAAAACAGGCAGGAAATAAAAAAATCTATATTTTTATAGAAGAGTTTTTTCTCTGCAAGGCATTTATCGAAACCCTTCAGGCCTGTCCAGACATACAGGGAATTCTTATTTCAGGATTCTTTTCTGACATAAACGAAAACAGAAAACTTAAACTTCAGAATCTCCTCATCATAAAGAAACCCTGGTCTGTGCTGAATCTTGCTACAATTCTGAATCAGGAGCGCTATGGTACTGAGCCGGAACTTCAGGGAACTCAAACAGGCTTTGCGTTTACGGCCCCACAGGCAAACATCCTTCTTGTAGACGACAATCCTATAAACCTTACCGTTGCAGAAGGACTTCTTGAACCGCTTAAAATGCATGTAGAAACTGCAACCAGCGGAAAGCTTGCCCTTGAAAAAATACGGACAAAAAAATACGACATCATCTTTATGGATCACATGATGCCGGAAATGGATGGAATTGAATGTACCCACACGATCAGAAATAATTTTCCTGAATACAACAATATTCCTATTATTGCCCTTACTGCAAACGCAATAGGCAACATCAAGACAATGTTCCTGAAAGAGGGAATGAATGATTTTGTTGCAAAACCGATTGAAGTAAAAATATTTATTGCAAAGGTAAAACAGTGGCTTCCTAAAGAAAAAATTGTAAAAACCGAAAATGATCTCCAGTATCTTGAAAGAGTTGACTATCCTGAAATTGCAGATCTTGATGTAGAACAGGCCGTCGACAGGCTTGGAAGCCTTGAACTGTTTAATAAAATCCTCAATGAATTTTACAGGACCATTCAGAAAAAATGCAGCCTGATTGAAAACTTCATAAAAGAAAAAGACTATAAGTCATACACGATTGAAGTTCACGCCCTTAAAAGTTCTGCAAAACAAATCGGGGCAAATGAGCTTTCAGAAATGGCGGCAGACCTTGAACGTTACGGTAAGGAAATGGACATTCCTTTCATTCTGGCAAAGACCCCGGAAGTATTTGACAAATACCATTCCTACACGGAACTCTTAAAAGATTACTGCGGACAGCAGGAAGAAGAAGTTCAGAAAACTGCAGTTTCTCCGGAAGAAAAAAAGAATGCCTTTGACTCCATAATATCAGCGGCAGAAAATCTTGACATAGATACAATCGAGACTGCAGTCAAAGAAATGAGCGGCTGGGCTCTTGAAGAAGAAGAAAACCGTCTGTACGAAAACCTGAAGGAAGCTTCAGAAAACATGGACTGTGACAGGGCTGCAGAAATCTGTAAAGAATGGGCTTCTGTCTGTAAATGA
- a CDS encoding response regulator, whose protein sequence is MSFHRILITGTNKPLINDFFKQGREFFELLTSSMRGDDLDAHLRLTQPEALICCLNIEKDTELHDLNSFVNVITKKNIPVIILGTKEGVNRYKGFITQSPTYAFDEKYIPPRTMFLQIVKIIEKGTEAPDESEKKHVLVVDDDPLILKVIKETLHDDYDVAVSVGGKTALKFLETKTTDLILLDYEMPELNGVQVLERLRMDPKTESIPVIFLTGNRDPQKVKEVLSFKPKGYILKPVNAEKLKETIKKILV, encoded by the coding sequence GAACAAACAAGCCTCTCATCAATGATTTTTTTAAGCAGGGTCGGGAATTTTTTGAGTTGCTGACATCATCAATGCGGGGAGATGATCTGGATGCACATCTGCGTCTTACTCAACCTGAAGCTTTAATCTGCTGCCTGAATATTGAAAAAGATACAGAACTGCATGACCTGAATTCTTTTGTAAACGTAATCACCAAAAAAAATATTCCTGTAATCATTCTGGGAACAAAAGAAGGTGTCAACCGTTATAAAGGTTTCATTACCCAGTCTCCGACCTATGCCTTTGACGAAAAATACATTCCCCCGCGGACAATGTTCCTTCAGATTGTAAAAATAATCGAAAAAGGAACTGAAGCCCCTGATGAATCTGAAAAAAAACACGTACTGGTCGTTGATGATGATCCGCTTATTCTTAAAGTAATAAAGGAAACCCTTCACGATGATTATGACGTTGCTGTTTCTGTCGGAGGTAAAACCGCCCTTAAATTTCTTGAAACAAAAACAACGGACCTCATTCTTCTGGATTATGAAATGCCGGAACTTAACGGTGTACAGGTACTTGAACGGTTAAGAATGGATCCTAAAACAGAATCCATTCCGGTTATATTTCTTACAGGTAACCGGGATCCTCAAAAAGTAAAGGAAGTCCTGAGTTTCAAACCGAAAGGATACATCCTTAAACCTGTAAACGCTGAAAAACTTAAAGAAACAATAAAGAAAATTCTTGTCTGA